A genomic region of Trifolium pratense cultivar HEN17-A07 linkage group LG3, ARS_RC_1.1, whole genome shotgun sequence contains the following coding sequences:
- the LOC123914636 gene encoding uncharacterized protein LOC123914636, whose product MKQWRRGQASSLIRIERNETTDALLLLNPIPSHSTWIYLICANGNADHAEPFSSFNRLNNLIISRCSVRDASIPTISSATIVYLTVRSNSSSDFTKIELSAPSLHTITFYSTPKQRLCGSSLSSVKQVNILVDIFSRIGEPYLILFSWLQDLDNIKSLTVNAYTLQILSLDPDLFKVKLPSLRNLKSLKPRPLGLSSYVRKEVVFKYMSRKEAHKILLKEADEPFVIIPKGVVNFLLQNSPSAEVDIIDYRGPQ is encoded by the exons ATGAAACAATGGAGGCGCGGCCAGGCATCGTCGTTGATCAGAATAGAACGGAATGAAACAACTGACGCTTTGCTTCTTTTAAATCCTATTCCTTCTCACTCAA CTTGGATCTATCTAATTTGCGCAAATGGCAATGCTGATCATGCCGAACCATTTTCATCTTTTAACAGATTGAATAATTTGATCATTTCTAGATGTAGTGTAAGGGATGCATCAATTCCAACCATATCAAGTGCAACCATTGTATATTTAACTGTGCGTAGTAATAGCTCGTCCGACTTTACCAAAATCGAGCTATCCGCTCCAAGTCTTCATACAATTACTTTTTACAGTACTCCTAAGCAGAGACTGTGTGGAAGCAGTCTTTCTTCAGTTAAACAAGTAAATATTCTTGTAGACATATTTTCTAGAATTGGGGAGccttatttgattttattcagCTGGCTGCAAGACCttgataatataaaatcattgaccGTCAATGCATATACTCTTCAG ATTCTTTCCTTAGATCCTGATTTATTCAAGGTTAAACTCCCTTCCTTGCGTAACTTGAAGTCACTGAAACCACGCCCTCTTGGATTATCATCTTATGTAAGGAAAGAAGTTGTGTTTAAATACATGTCGCGTAAAGAAGCTCACAAGATACTTCTCAAAGAAGCAGATGAACCATTTGTAATCATACCTAAGGGGGTAGTAAACTTCTTGCTTCAAAACTCACCATCTGCAGAAGTTGATATCATCGATTACAGGGGTCCGCAGTAA
- the LOC123918118 gene encoding F-box protein At4g22280-like, protein MSSLAHEKMIPPDNKRGRRDNNEDRLSDLPDCVLLHILSFLNSKHAVQTCVLSPRWKHLWKCIPTLILHSSEFSNAKKLGIFVTKILNLRDTTPSLHTLDFERLGSFEPQRTLKEIINYACSHNTQLKKLGICVKGDSSIIFPRISSCISSCQALTSLKLYIYPKGLYSNGKRTLFPKYLNLPALTSLDLTYFTFCASDNADHAEPFSSFNCLNNLIISSCTVTDTPILRISSATLVNLTMSYNSSDFPKFELFAPSLYTITFEGVPHQRLCGSSLSSIKQVNIEADIFSNRFEELPFVLFSWQQDLINIKSLTVAATDLKILSLVPDLFKAKLPSLLCNLKTLKVCSRLTWLTKIRLTFDKSSNEDTVEKSQANTRSLPQDNGL, encoded by the exons ATGTCTAGTTTAGCGCATGAGAAAATGATTCCACCCGACAACAAGAGAGGGAGGCGTGATAATAATGAAGATAGGTTGAGTGACTTACCTGATTGTGTTCTCCTTCACATTTTGTCATTTTTGAATTCCAAACACGCCGTTCAAACTTGCGTTTTGTCCCCCAGATGGAAGCATCTTTGGAAATGTATTCCTACCCTTATATTGCATTCCTCGGAATTCTCCAATGCAAAAAAATTAGGCATATTTGTGACTAAGATTTTGAATCTTCGTGATACCACACCTTCACTGCACACTCTCGATTTTGAGCGTTTGGGCAGTTTTGAGCCTCAACGGACTCTCAAAGAGATTATAAACTATGCTTGTTCCCATAATACCCAACTCAAGAAATTAGGAATCTGTGTTAAAGGTGATAGTAGTATCATTTTTCCTCGCATTTCTTCATGCATTTCTTCATGCCAGGCTCTTACGTCTCTTAAGCTTTATATTTACCCTAAAGGTCTTTATAGTAATGGGAAAAGAACATTATTTCCAAAATATCTGAATTTGCCAGCATTGACTAGCTTGGATCTAACTTATTTCACATTTTGTGCTAGTGACAATGCTGATCATGCCGAACCCTTTTCATCATTTAACTGCTTAAATAATTTGATCATTTCTAGTTGTACTGTAACGGATACCCCAATTCTAAGAATATCAAGTGCAACCCTTGTCAATTTAACAATGTCTTACAATTCATCTGACTTTCCCAAATTTGAGTTATTCGCTCCTAGTCTTTATACCATTACTTTTGAAGGTGTTCCTCATCAGAGACTGTGTGGAAGTAGTCTTTCTTCAATTAAACAAGTAAATATTGAAGCAGACATATTTTCAAATAGATTTGAGGAGCTTCCTTTTGTTCTATTCAGCTGGCAGCAGGaccttattaatataaaatcattgacaGTCGCTGCAACGGATCTTAAG ATTCTCTCCTTAGTTCCTGATTTATTCAAGGCTAAACTCCCTTCATTGTTGTGTAACTTGAAGACACTGAAAGTATGCAGTCGGTTGACATGGCTCACCAAAATACG TTTGACTTTTGATAAATCATCAAACGAAGATACAGTTGAGAAGAGCCAAGCCAACACCCGTTCCCTACCTCAAGATAATGGGCTTTGA
- the LOC123914637 gene encoding F-box protein At4g22280-like: MIQRNTRKGRYGIEMSDDKLSDLPNCILVHILSFLNTKEAVQTSILSKGWKPIWKYLPTLTLDYSNFSTLKSFDKFVSRVLSLRDNSTALHAIDFDCNGSIESGLLKRVAYYVLCHNSKLLRLGIDVKGDIGDILPCISSCQTLTSLKLSISPKGHYNFGRTLFPKSLNLPALTCLHLGNFAFCAGDDGRVEPFSAFNKLNSLIIDNCTVKDAQILFISSQTLFSLTMRNHSFDVYQIELSAPSLCIFSFMGTPYQKFCGSGLSSVKQVNIDAEMLANYSVPPLALLSWLSGLVNVKSLTVSASTLQVLSFAPDYLKDEQLLPSSFMRSLKSLKVKLKPLSYGLSMALKIVMLDKELKAGLVPSSLMPNGILDLLLHNSPSADVDIVECSRIDDSFSHLAPLSSTLYPEFLQPSSNEHVVDGLERRMWHLKQVEEQTKKYVDLAMEAIVREREEMLSLKEHTMMLSKTVDVLQPQLRDARELVEL; the protein is encoded by the exons ATGATTCAAAGAAATACAAGGAAGGGAAGGTATGGTATTGAAATGAGTGATGACAAATTGAGTGATTTGCCTAATTGCATTCTCGTTCACATTTTGTCATTTTTGAACACTAAAGAAGCCGTTCAAACTTCCATTTTGTCCAAAGGATGGAAGCCTATTTGGAAATATCTTCCCACTCTTACATTGGATTACTCCAACTTTTCCACTTTGAAGAGTTTTGACAAATTTGTGTCTAGGGTTTTGTCTCTTCGTGATAACTCTACTGCACTGCACGCGATTGATTTTGATTGTAATGGTAGTATTGAGTCTGGCTTACTTAAAAGGGTTGCATATTATGTTTTATGCCACAATTCCAAGCTGCTTCGATTAGGAATTGATGTTAAAGGTGATATCGGTGACATTCTGCCTTGCATTTCATCATGTCAGACTTTAACGTCACTTAAGCTATCAATTTCACCTAAAGGTCATTATAATTTTGGGAGAACATTGTTTCCTAAATCACTGAATTTACCAGCGTTGACATGCTTGCATCTAGGAAATTTTGCCTTTTGTGCCGGTGACGATGGCCGAGTTGAGCCCTTTTCAGCCTTTAACAAGTTGAATAGTTTGATCATTGATAATTGCACGGTGAAGGATGCACAAATCCTGTTCATATCAAGTCAGACGCTATTCAGTTTAACTATGCGTAATCATTCTTTCGATGTTTACCAAATTGAGCTATCTGCTCCAAGTCTTTGTATCTTTTCTTTTATGGGTACTCCTTATCAGAAGTTCTGCGGAAGCGGTCTTTCTTCTGTAAAACAAGTAAACATTGATGCGGAAATGTTAGCAAATTACTCAGTGCCTCCTTTGGCGCTACTCAGCTGGCTGTCTGGTCTTGTTAATGTAAAATCATTGACAGTCTCTGCAAGTACCCTTCAG GTTCTCTCCTTTGCTCCTGATTATTTAAAGGATGAGCAGCTATTACCGTCATCCTTTATGCGTAGCTTGAAGTCACTGAAAGTAAAGCTGAAACCACTTTCGTATGGATTATCCATGGCATTGAAAATTGTCATGTTAgataaagaattaaaagcaGGATTGGTACCATCTTCACTCATGCCTAATGGAATACTTGACCTTTTGCTCCATAACTCCCCGTCGGCAGATGTTGACATCGTAGAATGCTCAAG GATTGATGACTCCTTCAGCCATCTAGCTCCGCTCTCATCTACGCTTTATCCTGAATTCCTTCAGCCTTCTTCTAATGAG CATGTTGTGGATGGCCTGGAACGGCGGATGTGGCACCTAAAGCAAGTGGAAGAGCAgacaaaaaaatatgttgatCTAGCAATGGAGGCGATAGTTCGGGAGAGGGAGGAGATGTTGTCTCTCAAAGAGCATACCATGATGTTGTCAAAGACCGTAGATGTCCTACAGCCACAGTTGCGCGATGCCAGGGAGCTTGTTGAGCTATAA
- the LOC123918113 gene encoding putative F-box/FBD/LRR-repeat protein At1g78760 isoform X2 codes for MKKQRQCENENGEIKGSDDRLSDLPDCVLLHIFSFLNTKHVVQTCILSKRWRHLWKRISTLILHSSSFTTKKRFTIFMSKILTLRDTSIALHALDLDRSGDIEPLVFKKILNYVSSHKTHLKELGISVGGADSSLIMSCVSSCHALTSLKLSISSMRNIRRNFGDALFPKSLNLPALTSLDLTNFVFCGGESGHAEPFSAFTKLISLVLHWWKLRDAQILSISNETLVNLAMHNYSHDIAKIEISAKCLRTFTITGYVIYKICGSSLSSVKQVNIDAQDFDIPNDYGLVLLSWLQDLANVESLTVTSTTLQILSLVPGLLEVQLPSLCNLKSLEVELKPMSDSTLLYFLIKEAMLEKAAAGKSRKEVAKLKKAFKCLEPPAIPDGIVDFLKQNSQSAKVNITTDSSTSFNLKQIVESIKGAKYIKYPSQFTVPDSSSVAPASASSSAAVPATVAPPNLHLCCAEKNDASSNEDKVEMPQPYTNSPLQDNGV; via the exons ATGAAGAAACAAAGGCAGTGTGAGAATGAAAATGGTGAAATTAAAGGAAGTGATGACAGACTAAGTGACTTGCCCGATTGTGTTCTCCTTCACATTTTCTCATTTTTGAACACCAAACACGTTGTTCAAACTTGCATTTTGTCCAAGAGATGGAGACATCTTTGGAAACGTATTTCTACCCTTATATTGCATTCTTCAAGTTTTACCACTAAGAAACGTTTTACCATATTTATGTCTAAGATTTTGACTCTTCGTGATACCTCTATTGCACTGCACGCTCTTGATCTTGACCGTAGTGGTGATATTGAGCCTCTTGTATTTAAAAAGATTTTAAACTATGTTTCCTCCCATAAGACACATCTTAAGGAATTAGGAATATCTGTCGGTGGTGCTGATAGTAGTCTCATTATGAGCTGCGTTTCTTCATGTCATGCTCTTACATCTCTGAAGCTTTCAATTTCCTCTATGCGTAATATTCGTCGTAATTTTGGAGATGCATTATTTccaaaatctttgaatttgccAGCACTGACTAGCTTAGATCTAActaattttgtattttgtggTGGTGAAAGCGGTCATGCTGAGCCCTTTTCCGCCTTTACCAAGTTGATTAGTTTGGTCCTTCATTGGTGGAAGCTAAGAGATGCACAAATCCTTAGTATATCAAATGAGACATTGGTTAATTTAGCTATGCATAACTATTCACATGACATTGCCAAAATCGAGATATCTGCTAAATGTCTTCGTACATTTACTATTACTGgttatgttatttataaaatatgtgGGAGCAGTCTCTCTTCTGTTAAACAAGTAAATATCGATGCACAAGATTTTGATATTCCGAATGATTATGGCTTGGTTCTATTAAGTTGGCTGCAAGACCTTGCCAATGTAGAATCATTGACAGTCACTTCAACTACACTTCAG ATTCTCTCCTTAGTTCCTGGTTTATTGGAGGTTCAGCTCCCTTCTTTGTGTAACTTGAAGTCATTGGAAGTAGAACTGAAACCAATGAGTGATAgtactttattatattttttaattaaagagGCCATGTTAGAGAAAGCTGCTGCCGGCAAGTCACGTAAAGAAGTTGCTAAGTTAAAAAAGGCATTTAAATGTTTGGAACCACCTGCTATACCTGATGGAATAGTTGACTTTTTGAAACAAAACTCACAGTCAGCGAAAGTTAACATCACAACAGATTCCTCGACTTCTTTTAATCTTAAGCAg ATTGTAGAATCTATAAAGGGTGCGAAGTATATCAAGTATCCTTCACAATTCACCGTGCCTGACTCCTCCTCTGTTGCACCTGCTTCGGCCTCTAGTTCTGCCGCTGTGCCTGCCACTGTTGCACCTCCAAATCTTCATCTCTGTTGTGCTGAAAAG AATGATGCCTCATCAAATGAAGATAAGGTGGAGATGCCCCAACCTTACACAAACTCCCCACTTCAAGATAATGGGGTTTGA
- the LOC123918113 gene encoding putative F-box/FBD/LRR-repeat protein At1g78760 isoform X1, whose product MKKQRQCENENGEIKGSDDRLSDLPDCVLLHIFSFLNTKHVVQTCILSKRWRHLWKRISTLILHSSSFTTKKRFTIFMSKILTLRDTSIALHALDLDRSGDIEPLVFKKILNYVSSHKTHLKELGISVGGADSSLIMSCVSSCHALTSLKLSISSMRNIRRNFGDALFPKSLNLPALTSLDLTNFVFCGGESGHAEPFSAFTKLISLVLHWWKLRDAQILSISNETLVNLAMHNYSHDIAKIEISAKCLRTFTITGYVIYKICGSSLSSVKQVNIDAQDFDIPNDYGLVLLSWLQDLANVESLTVTSTTLQILSLVPGLLEVQLPSLCNLKSLEVELKPMSDSTLLYFLIKEAMLEKAAAGKSRKEVAKLKKAFKCLEPPAIPDGIVDFLKQNSQSAKVNITTDSSTSFNLKQIVESIKGAKYIKYPSQFTVPDSSSVAPASASSSAAVPATVAPPNLHLCCAEKDDKSSNEDKVENYQLNTNSALVDNGQ is encoded by the exons ATGAAGAAACAAAGGCAGTGTGAGAATGAAAATGGTGAAATTAAAGGAAGTGATGACAGACTAAGTGACTTGCCCGATTGTGTTCTCCTTCACATTTTCTCATTTTTGAACACCAAACACGTTGTTCAAACTTGCATTTTGTCCAAGAGATGGAGACATCTTTGGAAACGTATTTCTACCCTTATATTGCATTCTTCAAGTTTTACCACTAAGAAACGTTTTACCATATTTATGTCTAAGATTTTGACTCTTCGTGATACCTCTATTGCACTGCACGCTCTTGATCTTGACCGTAGTGGTGATATTGAGCCTCTTGTATTTAAAAAGATTTTAAACTATGTTTCCTCCCATAAGACACATCTTAAGGAATTAGGAATATCTGTCGGTGGTGCTGATAGTAGTCTCATTATGAGCTGCGTTTCTTCATGTCATGCTCTTACATCTCTGAAGCTTTCAATTTCCTCTATGCGTAATATTCGTCGTAATTTTGGAGATGCATTATTTccaaaatctttgaatttgccAGCACTGACTAGCTTAGATCTAActaattttgtattttgtggTGGTGAAAGCGGTCATGCTGAGCCCTTTTCCGCCTTTACCAAGTTGATTAGTTTGGTCCTTCATTGGTGGAAGCTAAGAGATGCACAAATCCTTAGTATATCAAATGAGACATTGGTTAATTTAGCTATGCATAACTATTCACATGACATTGCCAAAATCGAGATATCTGCTAAATGTCTTCGTACATTTACTATTACTGgttatgttatttataaaatatgtgGGAGCAGTCTCTCTTCTGTTAAACAAGTAAATATCGATGCACAAGATTTTGATATTCCGAATGATTATGGCTTGGTTCTATTAAGTTGGCTGCAAGACCTTGCCAATGTAGAATCATTGACAGTCACTTCAACTACACTTCAG ATTCTCTCCTTAGTTCCTGGTTTATTGGAGGTTCAGCTCCCTTCTTTGTGTAACTTGAAGTCATTGGAAGTAGAACTGAAACCAATGAGTGATAgtactttattatattttttaattaaagagGCCATGTTAGAGAAAGCTGCTGCCGGCAAGTCACGTAAAGAAGTTGCTAAGTTAAAAAAGGCATTTAAATGTTTGGAACCACCTGCTATACCTGATGGAATAGTTGACTTTTTGAAACAAAACTCACAGTCAGCGAAAGTTAACATCACAACAGATTCCTCGACTTCTTTTAATCTTAAGCAg ATTGTAGAATCTATAAAGGGTGCGAAGTATATCAAGTATCCTTCACAATTCACCGTGCCTGACTCCTCCTCTGTTGCACCTGCTTCGGCCTCTAGTTCTGCCGCTGTGCCTGCCACTGTTGCACCTCCAAATCTTCATCTCTGTTGTGCTGAAAAG GATGATAAATCATCAAATGAAGATAAGGTGGAGAACTACCAACTTAACACAAACTCTGCACTTGTTGATAATGGGCAGTGA